The Ictalurus punctatus breed USDA103 chromosome 9, Coco_2.0, whole genome shotgun sequence genome contains a region encoding:
- the tmem229b gene encoding transmembrane protein 229b, translated as MATAMTPEPLTPLSRWYLYAIHGYFCEVMFTAAWEFVVNCNWKFPGVTSVWALFIYGTCILIVEHMYLRLRDRCNVLLRCFIYTLWTYMWEFGTGLLLRQFNACPWDYSQFKYNFMGLITAEYAVPWFCASFIVERLVIRNTLRLRFDEWAEPAQVGRSGGGERGGARRGRGARGVAANGYVKVD; from the coding sequence atggcaacagcaATGACCCCCGAGCCCCTGACGCCGCTGTCACGGTGGTATCTGTACGCCATCCATGGCTACTTCTGCGAAGTCATGTTCACGGCAGCATGGGAGTTCGTGGTCAATTGCAACTGGAAGTTCCCTGGCGTGACGAGTGTGTGGGCGCTTTTTATCTATGGAACCTGCATCCTGATCGTTGAGCACATGTACCTGCGCCTGCGTGATCGCTGCAATGTCTTGCTGCGCTGCTTCATATACACCTTGTGGACATACATGTGGGAGTTTGGCACAGGGCTGCTGCTGCGTCAGTTCAACGCCTGCCCTTGGGACTACTCACAGTTCAAATACAACTTCATGGGCTTGATCACGGCGGAATACGCTGTGCCCTGGTTCTGTGCGTCATTCATTGTGGAGCGCTTGGTCATTCGCAACACGTTGCGGCTGCGCTTTGACGAGTGGGCCGAGCCTGCCCAGGTTGGAAGAAGTGGTGGAGGTGAAAGAGGAGGAgcaaggagaggaagaggagccagaggagTGGCCGCTAATGGCTATGTGAAAGTGGACTGA